The following proteins come from a genomic window of Streptomyces liliiviolaceus:
- a CDS encoding methylmalonyl-CoA mutase family protein, with protein MTVLPNDGLSLAAGFPSATREQWRRLVAGVLNKSGKEVSDETAEAALSTALEDGLATRPLYTAHDEAPDPGFPGFAPYVRGGRPDGNTVGGWGVRQRHTTADNAAVLADLENGVSSLWLVLGVGGFPVSSLAQALEGVLLDLAPVVLDAGRDTEPAARELLRLYAERGVAEDAVRGSLGADPLGHEARSGEALDLAPAAALARECAEGYPGLRALTVDALPYHEAGGSAAQELGASLATGVAYLRELTGAGLSTEQGCGQLEFRYAATADQFLTIAKLRAARRLWARVAEVCGAPHAGAQTQHAVTSPVMMSRRDPWVNMLRTTIATLAAGVGGADAVTVLPFDHALGLPDAFARRIARNTSTILVEESHLARVIDPAGGSWYVERLTDELAHAGWEFFQRIEGLGGQATALRSGRLGEDLAKTWEARSAKLAKRREPITGVSEFPNLSERVPERAPAPEPPSGGLPKVRRDEAFEVLRARSDAHLAATGARPRVYLASIGPAAAHTARTSFVSNLFRAGGIEPVTEGAFEDSGTTEACLCSSDALYEEQAASTARALKAAGAGHVFLAGRPGQYTDVDAYVFAGCDAVAVLCATLDRMGVS; from the coding sequence ATGACGGTCCTGCCCAACGACGGGCTCTCGCTGGCCGCCGGGTTTCCTTCCGCGACACGTGAACAGTGGCGACGCCTCGTGGCGGGCGTACTGAACAAGTCGGGCAAGGAGGTCTCGGACGAGACGGCGGAGGCAGCCCTGTCCACCGCGCTGGAGGACGGGCTCGCCACCCGGCCTCTCTACACGGCGCACGACGAGGCCCCCGACCCCGGTTTCCCCGGCTTCGCGCCCTATGTGCGAGGGGGCAGGCCCGACGGGAACACCGTCGGCGGCTGGGGCGTACGTCAGCGGCACACGACCGCCGACAACGCCGCGGTCCTCGCGGACCTGGAGAACGGCGTCAGTTCGCTCTGGCTGGTCCTCGGCGTGGGCGGTTTCCCCGTGTCGTCGCTGGCCCAGGCCCTTGAGGGCGTGCTCCTCGACCTGGCGCCCGTCGTCCTCGACGCGGGACGCGACACCGAGCCGGCCGCGCGGGAACTGCTGCGGCTGTACGCGGAGCGGGGCGTCGCCGAGGACGCGGTGCGCGGCAGCCTCGGCGCGGACCCGCTGGGCCACGAGGCGCGCAGCGGCGAGGCGTTGGACCTCGCCCCGGCCGCCGCTCTCGCACGGGAGTGCGCCGAGGGGTACCCGGGGCTGCGGGCGCTGACCGTGGACGCGCTGCCGTACCACGAGGCGGGCGGCTCGGCCGCGCAGGAACTGGGCGCCTCCCTGGCGACCGGGGTCGCCTACCTGCGGGAGCTGACCGGGGCGGGCCTGTCCACCGAACAGGGCTGCGGGCAGCTGGAGTTCCGGTACGCGGCCACCGCCGACCAGTTCCTCACCATCGCCAAGCTGCGCGCCGCGCGCCGGCTGTGGGCGCGGGTCGCCGAGGTGTGCGGGGCACCGCACGCGGGGGCGCAGACGCAGCACGCCGTGACCTCGCCGGTGATGATGTCGCGCCGCGATCCGTGGGTGAACATGCTGCGTACGACCATCGCCACGCTGGCCGCCGGGGTGGGCGGCGCCGACGCCGTCACCGTGCTGCCCTTCGACCACGCGCTCGGACTGCCGGACGCCTTCGCCCGCCGTATCGCCCGCAACACCTCGACGATCCTGGTCGAGGAGTCGCATCTGGCCCGGGTGATCGACCCGGCGGGCGGCTCCTGGTACGTGGAGCGGCTCACCGACGAACTCGCCCACGCGGGCTGGGAGTTCTTCCAGCGGATCGAGGGTCTCGGCGGTCAGGCGACCGCGCTGCGCTCGGGCCGTCTCGGCGAGGATCTGGCGAAGACCTGGGAGGCGCGCAGCGCGAAGCTCGCCAAGCGGCGCGAACCCATCACCGGGGTCAGCGAGTTCCCGAACCTCTCCGAGCGTGTGCCGGAGCGCGCGCCCGCCCCCGAGCCGCCGTCCGGCGGGCTCCCGAAGGTGCGCCGCGACGAGGCGTTCGAGGTGCTGCGGGCCCGTTCCGACGCGCATCTCGCCGCCACCGGCGCCCGGCCGCGCGTCTACCTGGCCTCCATCGGCCCGGCCGCCGCGCACACCGCACGGACCTCGTTCGTCTCGAACCTCTTCCGGGCCGGCGGCATCGAGCCCGTCACGGAGGGCGCCTTCGAGGACAGCGGGACCACCGAGGCGTGTCTGTGCTCCAGCGACGCGCTGTACGAGGAGCAGGCCGCGAGCACCGCCCGGGCCCTCAAGGCGGCGGGTGCCGGGCACGTGTTCCTCGCCGGCCGTCCCGGGCAGTACACGGATGTCGACGCGTACGTCTTCGCGGGCTGCGACGCCGTCGCCGTGCTCTGCGCCACCCTCGACCGCATGGGAGTGTCCTGA
- the meaB gene encoding methylmalonyl Co-A mutase-associated GTPase MeaB: protein MIELDTYVKGVLDGKRALIARAITLVESTRPGHRALAQELLTELLPYSGRARRIGVSGVPGVGKSTFIDAFGTMLTGLGHRVAVLAVDPSSSRTGGSILGDKTRMERLAVDPAAFIRPSPTAGTLGGVAKATRESIVVMEAAGHDVVLVETVGVGQSETAVANMVDSFLLLTLARTGDQLQGIKKGVLELADVIAVNKADGPHERDARAAARELAGALRLMHGKDAAWTPPVLSCSARESAGLDTVWDRLEQHRTLLDSTGRLAAKRRDQQVDWTWTMVRDELLGRLHADPAVRALAPALEEQVRDGELTATLAAERILRAFNDPGASGGAG, encoded by the coding sequence GTGATCGAACTCGACACCTACGTCAAGGGCGTACTCGACGGGAAGCGGGCGCTGATCGCGCGCGCCATCACGCTCGTCGAGTCCACCCGGCCCGGGCACCGCGCGCTGGCACAGGAGTTGCTCACCGAGCTGCTTCCGTACAGCGGGCGGGCCCGGCGGATCGGCGTCAGCGGGGTACCGGGGGTCGGCAAGTCGACGTTCATCGACGCGTTCGGCACGATGCTGACGGGACTGGGTCACCGGGTGGCGGTGCTGGCCGTGGACCCGTCGTCCAGCCGTACCGGTGGCTCGATCCTGGGCGACAAGACCCGGATGGAGCGCCTGGCCGTGGACCCGGCGGCCTTCATCCGCCCCTCCCCCACCGCCGGAACCCTCGGCGGGGTGGCGAAGGCGACCCGCGAGTCGATCGTCGTCATGGAGGCCGCGGGCCACGACGTGGTGCTGGTGGAGACGGTCGGCGTCGGCCAGTCGGAGACCGCGGTCGCCAACATGGTCGACTCCTTCCTGCTGCTGACCCTGGCCCGCACCGGCGACCAGCTCCAGGGCATCAAGAAGGGCGTCCTGGAACTGGCGGACGTGATCGCCGTCAACAAGGCGGACGGGCCGCACGAACGCGACGCCAGGGCCGCCGCGCGGGAACTGGCGGGCGCCCTGCGGCTGATGCACGGCAAGGACGCGGCCTGGACACCGCCCGTCCTGAGCTGCAGCGCCCGCGAATCGGCCGGTCTCGACACCGTCTGGGACCGCCTGGAACAGCACCGCACGCTGCTCGACTCGACCGGCCGGCTCGCCGCCAAGCGCCGGGACCAGCAGGTCGACTGGACCTGGACGATGGTCCGCGACGAGCTGCTGGGCCGTCTGCACGCCGATCCGGCCGTACGCGCTCTCGCGCCCGCTCTGGAGGAGCAGGTGCGCGACGGCGAGCTGACGGCGACGCTCGCCGCCGAGCGGATCCTGCGGGCGTTCAACGACCCGGGGGCGAGCGGCGGCGCGGGCTGA
- a CDS encoding heavy metal translocating P-type ATPase, which translates to MGAEPMTTLVTTDLTVGGMTCAACVNRVEKRLGRLEGVTATVNLATGTARVTHPAGIGPGELVATVEKAGYTAALPEPPRSEQPGTTDDDGSEDTRSARDRLIVTALLALPVLVLSMVPALQFRNWQWLCFALTAPVAVWGSWSFHTRAVRGLRHSAATMDTLVSLGVLASFSWSAYALFLGGAGDPGMRMPFSLVPSAPDGVPHIYLEAAVGVPLFVLAGRFLEARARRGTGAALRSLAGLAAKEVAVVVDGTERLVPIAELRAGQVFVVRPGERVATDGRVTEGSSAVDLSLVTGEAEPIEVGPGSAVVGGAVNSGGLLRVRATAVGADTQLARITRLVTEAQTGKARAQRLADTVAGVFVPVVLALAVTTLGFWLGAGADVQAAVTACVAVLVVACPCALGLATPTALMAATGRGAQLGVLVTGPQALEGLRHVDVVVLDKTGTLTSGHMSVTAVTAVPDGLGRDAVLRLAGAVEQASEHPLGRAVTAYARRESTAGRKPPGSAGVPEAPEAPGASGVPGVSEFRAMPGRGVRGRVEGRLVEVLAPDDELPPALADALSAAEAAAHTPVLVRVDGTVEALIAIGDVVRPGSYRAVERLRHLGVRPVLATGDREAPARAVASALRIDEVHARHTPEDKADLVRNLQGQGQGQGQGQGQGQGYRVAVVGDGVNDAAALAGADLGIAMGGGTDVAIGAADVTLVRGGIEALADAVLLARRTLGTIRANLVWAFGYNAVTVPLAMVGLLNPMLAAAAMSASSVLVVANSLRLRAWQPSPAARRRVR; encoded by the coding sequence ATGGGCGCGGAACCGATGACCACCCTGGTCACCACCGATCTGACCGTCGGCGGGATGACCTGCGCGGCCTGCGTGAACCGGGTGGAGAAGAGACTGGGCAGGCTGGAGGGGGTCACGGCGACCGTCAATCTGGCCACCGGCACGGCCCGCGTGACCCACCCGGCGGGCATCGGCCCCGGTGAACTCGTCGCGACCGTGGAGAAGGCCGGATACACCGCGGCCCTGCCCGAACCGCCCCGGAGCGAGCAGCCGGGAACCACGGACGACGACGGCTCCGAGGACACGAGGTCCGCGCGCGACCGGCTGATCGTCACGGCCCTGCTCGCCCTGCCCGTGCTCGTCCTGTCGATGGTGCCCGCCCTGCAGTTCCGCAACTGGCAGTGGCTGTGCTTCGCCCTCACCGCGCCCGTCGCCGTGTGGGGCTCCTGGTCCTTCCACACCCGCGCGGTACGCGGTCTGCGGCACTCCGCGGCGACCATGGACACCCTGGTGTCGCTGGGCGTACTGGCCTCCTTCTCCTGGTCGGCGTACGCGCTCTTCCTCGGCGGAGCCGGTGATCCCGGGATGCGCATGCCGTTCTCGCTCGTGCCCTCCGCCCCGGACGGCGTCCCGCACATCTACCTCGAAGCGGCGGTCGGCGTACCGCTGTTCGTCCTGGCGGGCCGCTTCCTGGAGGCGAGGGCCCGGCGCGGGACCGGAGCGGCGCTCAGATCGCTGGCGGGGCTCGCCGCCAAGGAGGTGGCGGTCGTCGTCGACGGCACCGAACGGCTCGTCCCCATCGCGGAGTTGCGGGCCGGTCAGGTCTTCGTGGTGCGGCCGGGGGAGCGGGTCGCCACCGACGGCAGGGTGACGGAGGGCAGTTCCGCCGTGGATCTGTCCCTGGTCACCGGCGAGGCCGAACCGATCGAGGTCGGGCCCGGTTCGGCCGTGGTCGGCGGGGCCGTCAACTCCGGCGGGCTGCTCCGCGTACGGGCCACGGCGGTCGGCGCTGACACGCAGCTCGCCCGTATCACCCGGCTGGTCACCGAGGCGCAGACCGGCAAGGCGCGCGCCCAGCGGCTCGCCGACACGGTGGCCGGTGTGTTCGTGCCCGTCGTGCTGGCGCTGGCCGTGACCACCCTGGGCTTCTGGCTGGGCGCCGGTGCCGACGTCCAGGCTGCCGTCACCGCGTGCGTGGCCGTCCTGGTCGTGGCCTGCCCCTGCGCGCTGGGCCTCGCGACCCCGACCGCGCTGATGGCCGCGACCGGGCGGGGCGCCCAGCTCGGCGTCCTGGTCACCGGCCCGCAGGCCCTGGAGGGGCTGCGGCACGTGGACGTCGTCGTCCTGGACAAGACCGGCACCCTCACCTCCGGCCACATGAGCGTCACCGCGGTCACCGCCGTACCGGACGGACTCGGCAGGGACGCGGTGCTGCGCCTGGCGGGGGCCGTGGAGCAGGCCTCGGAACACCCGCTCGGCCGGGCCGTCACCGCGTACGCGCGGCGGGAGTCGACCGCCGGTCGGAAGCCGCCGGGAAGCGCGGGAGTTCCGGAAGCGCCGGAAGCGCCGGGGGCATCCGGAGTTCCTGGGGTGAGCGAGTTCCGTGCGATGCCGGGGCGGGGAGTGCGCGGCCGGGTCGAGGGGCGGCTCGTCGAAGTGCTCGCCCCGGACGACGAGTTGCCCCCCGCGCTCGCGGACGCCCTGTCGGCGGCCGAAGCAGCCGCGCACACGCCCGTGCTGGTCCGGGTCGACGGCACGGTCGAAGCCCTGATCGCGATCGGCGACGTCGTACGGCCCGGCAGCTACCGGGCCGTCGAGCGACTGCGCCACCTGGGAGTGCGCCCCGTGCTCGCCACCGGCGACCGGGAGGCGCCCGCCAGGGCCGTCGCGTCCGCCCTGCGGATCGACGAGGTGCACGCCCGCCACACCCCCGAGGACAAGGCCGACCTCGTACGGAACCTTCAGGGGCAGGGGCAGGGGCAGGGGCAGGGGCAGGGGCAGGGGCAGGGGTACCGGGTCGCGGTCGTCGGCGACGGGGTCAACGACGCCGCCGCGCTGGCCGGTGCCGACCTGGGCATCGCCATGGGCGGCGGCACCGACGTGGCCATCGGGGCCGCCGACGTGACGCTCGTGCGCGGCGGCATCGAAGCCCTCGCGGACGCGGTCCTGCTCGCCCGCCGCACGCTGGGCACCATCCGCGCCAACCTCGTGTGGGCCTTCGGCTACAACGCCGTCACCGTGCCGCTCGCCATGGTCGGCCTGCTCAATCCGATGCTCGCCGCGGCGGCCATGTCGGCCAGCTCGGTGCTGGTCGTCGCCAACAGCCTGCGCCTGCGCGCCTGGCAGCCCTCACCCGCCGCCAGGAGGCGTGTCCGATGA
- a CDS encoding sigma-70 family RNA polymerase sigma factor: MAARGGDPHAVDRFVRALRPDVVRYLTHVGADHQAADDLAQDTFLRALGSLHRFEGRSSARTWLLSIARRTVVDSVRYAAARPRLADTDDWTACADLTRPSGLPGFEEGVALLDLLDTLAPERRQAFVLTQLAGLAYEEAAEFSGCAVGTIRSRVARARATLVELLARTE; encoded by the coding sequence TTGGCCGCCCGGGGCGGCGACCCCCATGCCGTCGACCGGTTCGTGCGCGCCCTGCGTCCCGACGTCGTCCGCTACCTCACCCACGTCGGCGCCGACCACCAGGCCGCCGACGATCTGGCGCAGGACACGTTCCTGCGGGCGCTGGGCAGCCTGCACCGGTTCGAGGGGCGTTCGTCGGCGCGCACCTGGCTGCTGTCCATCGCCCGCCGAACGGTCGTCGACAGTGTGCGGTACGCCGCCGCACGGCCGCGGTTGGCCGACACGGACGACTGGACGGCCTGCGCCGACCTGACACGGCCCAGCGGACTGCCCGGCTTCGAGGAAGGCGTGGCGCTGCTCGACCTGCTGGACACGCTGGCGCCCGAGCGCCGCCAGGCGTTCGTCCTCACCCAACTGGCCGGGCTGGCCTACGAGGAGGCCGCCGAATTCAGCGGCTGCGCCGTCGGGACGATCCGGTCACGGGTGGCCCGGGCCCGCGCGACCCTCGTCGAACTCCTCGCCCGGACAGAATGA
- a CDS encoding aspartyl/asparaginyl beta-hydroxylase domain-containing protein, translated as MTPEIDDAFAAIRAEYGKDSIDRVEQMLAAGRGERHPLQKTAKWVMPGISPTPWHDPHAHTELAPFVSELEANHRAIRKEIGSAWTARREAFSDYEHYLTRQRNWQALHLFRDGGLVEESAGIAPTAYRVLKDSAVDTGILCPLLECHFSTLLPGAVIAPHCDLWNFSINLHLAVDIPDGCSITVAGETRSWEEGKCLLFDYSFEHEARNEGTAPRTCLLIDLWHPETTVPERRALEALVTEVRRLVRGG; from the coding sequence GTGACACCAGAAATAGACGACGCCTTCGCCGCGATCAGAGCCGAGTACGGAAAGGATTCGATCGACCGGGTCGAGCAGATGCTGGCGGCGGGCAGGGGCGAAAGGCATCCACTGCAGAAGACGGCCAAGTGGGTCATGCCGGGAATCTCTCCCACCCCCTGGCACGATCCCCACGCCCATACGGAACTGGCCCCCTTCGTAAGCGAATTGGAGGCCAATCATCGGGCCATCAGGAAGGAGATCGGTTCCGCATGGACCGCCCGCCGCGAGGCGTTCTCGGACTACGAGCACTATCTGACACGCCAGCGGAACTGGCAGGCGCTCCATCTCTTCCGCGACGGCGGCCTCGTCGAGGAATCGGCGGGTATCGCTCCCACCGCGTACCGAGTGCTGAAGGACTCCGCCGTGGACACGGGAATCCTGTGCCCTCTCCTGGAATGCCATTTCTCCACGCTGTTGCCCGGCGCCGTCATCGCACCCCATTGCGACCTGTGGAACTTCAGCATCAATCTGCACCTCGCCGTGGACATTCCAGACGGGTGCAGCATCACGGTCGCGGGAGAAACGCGCTCGTGGGAGGAGGGGAAATGTCTGCTCTTCGACTACTCGTTCGAGCACGAGGCGCGCAACGAAGGCACCGCACCGCGGACCTGTCTGCTCATCGACCTCTGGCATCCGGAGACCACCGTGCCGGAGCGCCGGGCACTGGAGGCGCTCGTGACCGAGGTGCGCCGGCTCGTTCGGGGCGGGTGA
- a CDS encoding superoxide dismutase, whose amino-acid sequence MAVYTLPELPYDYAALEPVINPQIVELHHDKHHAAYVKGANDTLEQLAEARDKESWGSINGLEKNLAFHLSGHILHSIYWHNMTGDGGGEPLAADGVGELADAITESFGSFAAFKAQLTKASATTQGSGWGVLAYEPLSGRLIVEQVYDHQGNVGQGSTPILVFDAWEHAFYLQYKNQKVDFIDAMWAVVNWQDVSRRYAAAKERGDSLLLAP is encoded by the coding sequence ATGGCTGTTTACACGCTCCCGGAGCTTCCGTACGACTACGCGGCGCTCGAACCGGTCATCAACCCGCAGATCGTCGAACTGCACCACGACAAGCACCACGCGGCGTACGTGAAAGGCGCGAACGACACCCTTGAACAGCTCGCGGAGGCCCGCGACAAGGAGTCGTGGGGCTCGATCAACGGCCTGGAGAAGAACCTCGCCTTCCACCTCTCCGGGCACATCCTGCACTCCATCTACTGGCACAACATGACCGGCGACGGTGGTGGCGAACCCCTCGCGGCGGACGGTGTGGGGGAGCTGGCGGACGCGATCACGGAGTCGTTCGGCTCCTTCGCCGCGTTCAAGGCCCAGCTCACCAAGGCGTCCGCGACCACGCAGGGTTCGGGCTGGGGCGTCCTCGCCTATGAGCCGCTCAGCGGACGTCTGATCGTCGAGCAGGTCTACGACCACCAGGGCAACGTCGGCCAGGGCTCGACGCCGATCCTGGTCTTCGACGCCTGGGAGCACGCCTTCTATCTCCAGTACAAGAACCAGAAGGTCGACTTCATCGACGCCATGTGGGCCGTCGTCAACTGGCAGGACGTGTCGAGGCGTTACGCCGCCGCCAAGGAGCGCGGCGACAGCCTGCTGCTCGCGCCATGA
- a CDS encoding copper chaperone PCu(A)C — MTDQALWRPTRRRLGDTLLAALAPVAASVLALGGLSMWTVLGNAGSPARIAVTGGRLFLPTGDTPETAAFFRITNTGGSADRLLKVTATGAGATTLSRHRMTGARSASARTVTSVPVPAGAGISMSPNSLDVIVPVDADWRIGDLVTFTLHFERSGAVRSDAVVDRPGR, encoded by the coding sequence ATGACCGACCAGGCCCTCTGGCGGCCGACGCGCCGCCGACTCGGCGACACCCTGCTCGCCGCGCTCGCGCCCGTCGCCGCGTCCGTCCTCGCCCTCGGCGGTCTGAGCATGTGGACCGTCCTCGGCAACGCGGGCAGCCCGGCCCGGATCGCGGTCACCGGCGGACGCCTGTTCCTGCCCACCGGCGACACCCCGGAGACGGCGGCCTTCTTCCGCATCACCAACACGGGAGGCTCGGCGGACCGGCTGCTCAAGGTGACGGCCACCGGGGCCGGCGCCACCACCCTCAGCCGCCATCGCATGACCGGCGCCCGCTCGGCCTCCGCCCGGACGGTGACCTCGGTCCCGGTACCGGCCGGCGCCGGCATCTCCATGTCCCCGAACAGCCTCGACGTGATCGTGCCGGTGGACGCGGACTGGCGGATCGGCGACCTCGTGACGTTCACCCTGCACTTCGAGCGCAGCGGGGCCGTACGGAGTGACGCGGTCGTGGACCGGCCGGGCCGGTGA
- the scpA gene encoding methylmalonyl-CoA mutase, whose amino-acid sequence MGIPDFSGIRLGTPAAAGGPDDWRTAVKHATGDDEAFWETPEGIAVKPLYTGHDLEGLDFLETYPGVAPYLRGPYPTMYVNQPWTIRQYAGFSTAEESNAFYRRNLAAGQKGLSVAFDLPTHRGYDSDHPRVTGDVGMAGVAIDSILDMRQLFDGIPLDRMSVSMTMNGAVLPVLALYIVAAEEQGVPPEKLAGTIQNDILKEFMVRNTYIYPPKPSMRIISDIFAYTSQRMPRYNSISISGYHIQEAGATADLELAYTLADGVEYIRAGREVGLDVDAFAPRLSFFWAIGMNFFMEVAKLRAARLLWAKLVRQFDPQNAKSLSLRTHSQTSGWSLTAQDVFNNVTRTCVEAMAATQGHTQSLHTNALDEALALPTDFSARIARNTQLLIQQESGTTRVIDPWGGSAYVEKLTYDLARRAWQHIEEVEAAGGMAKAIDAGIPKLRIEEAAARTQARIDSGRQPVIGVNKYRVETDEQIDVLTVDNSSVRAQQIEKLRRLRAERDEGACRDALDALTRAAGGEGNLLELAVNAARAKATVGEISDALEKVYGRHAGQIRTIAGVYRNEAGESPSVDRTRTLVDSFEEAEGRRPRILVAKMGQDGHDRGQKVIATAFADLGFDVDVGPLFQTPGEVARQAVEADVHIVGVSSLAAGHLTLVPALREELAAEGREDIMVVVGGVIPPQDVPTLLEMGAAAVFPPGTVIPDAAYDLVRRLSTGLGHDL is encoded by the coding sequence ATGGGAATCCCCGACTTCTCCGGGATCCGGCTGGGGACCCCGGCCGCCGCGGGCGGCCCCGACGACTGGCGCACGGCCGTCAAGCACGCGACCGGTGACGACGAGGCCTTCTGGGAGACCCCGGAGGGCATCGCGGTCAAGCCGCTGTACACCGGGCACGACCTGGAGGGTCTCGACTTCCTGGAGACCTACCCGGGCGTCGCCCCGTACCTGCGCGGCCCGTACCCCACGATGTACGTCAACCAGCCCTGGACGATCCGTCAGTACGCGGGGTTCTCCACGGCCGAGGAGTCCAACGCGTTCTACCGCCGCAATCTGGCCGCCGGTCAGAAGGGTCTGTCGGTCGCCTTCGACCTGCCGACCCACCGCGGCTACGACAGCGACCACCCGCGGGTGACGGGTGACGTCGGCATGGCGGGCGTGGCCATCGACTCCATCCTCGACATGCGCCAGCTGTTCGACGGCATCCCGCTCGACAGGATGTCCGTGTCGATGACGATGAACGGCGCCGTGCTGCCGGTGCTCGCGCTGTACATCGTGGCGGCGGAGGAGCAGGGCGTACCGCCGGAGAAGCTGGCCGGGACCATCCAGAACGACATCCTCAAGGAGTTCATGGTCCGCAACACCTACATCTATCCGCCGAAGCCGTCGATGCGGATCATCTCCGACATCTTCGCGTACACCTCGCAGCGGATGCCTCGCTACAACTCCATCTCCATCTCCGGCTATCACATCCAGGAAGCCGGGGCGACGGCCGACCTGGAGCTGGCGTACACCCTCGCCGACGGTGTCGAGTACATCCGGGCGGGCCGTGAAGTGGGCCTGGACGTGGACGCGTTCGCGCCGCGGCTGTCCTTCTTCTGGGCGATCGGCATGAACTTCTTCATGGAGGTCGCCAAGCTGCGGGCGGCGCGCCTGCTGTGGGCGAAGCTGGTGCGGCAGTTCGATCCGCAGAACGCCAAGTCCCTCTCCCTGCGCACCCATTCGCAGACCTCCGGCTGGTCGCTGACGGCGCAGGACGTGTTCAACAACGTGACGCGTACGTGTGTGGAGGCGATGGCGGCGACGCAGGGCCACACCCAGTCGCTGCACACCAACGCCCTCGACGAGGCGCTCGCCCTGCCCACGGACTTCTCGGCGCGCATCGCCCGCAACACGCAGCTGCTGATCCAGCAGGAGTCGGGCACGACCCGGGTCATCGACCCGTGGGGCGGCAGCGCGTACGTCGAGAAGCTGACGTACGACCTCGCGCGGCGGGCCTGGCAGCACATCGAGGAGGTCGAGGCGGCGGGCGGGATGGCCAAGGCCATCGACGCGGGCATCCCCAAGCTGCGCATCGAGGAGGCCGCGGCCCGCACCCAGGCGCGGATCGACTCGGGCCGTCAGCCGGTGATCGGTGTCAACAAGTACCGCGTGGAGACCGACGAGCAGATCGACGTCCTCACGGTCGACAACTCCTCCGTGCGCGCCCAGCAGATCGAGAAGCTGCGGCGGCTGCGGGCCGAGCGCGACGAGGGCGCGTGCCGGGACGCGCTCGACGCGCTGACCCGGGCGGCCGGCGGTGAGGGCAACCTGCTGGAGCTGGCGGTGAACGCGGCCCGCGCCAAGGCCACCGTCGGGGAGATCTCGGACGCGCTGGAGAAGGTGTACGGGCGGCACGCGGGCCAGATCCGTACGATCGCCGGTGTGTACCGCAACGAAGCAGGCGAGTCCCCGTCCGTGGACCGCACCCGTACGCTCGTGGACTCCTTCGAGGAGGCCGAGGGCCGCCGCCCGCGCATCCTGGTCGCCAAGATGGGCCAGGACGGGCACGACCGCGGCCAGAAGGTGATCGCGACCGCCTTCGCGGACCTCGGCTTCGACGTCGATGTCGGCCCGCTGTTCCAGACCCCGGGCGAGGTGGCCCGGCAGGCGGTGGAGGCGGACGTGCACATCGTGGGCGTCTCGTCGCTGGCCGCCGGGCATCTCACGCTCGTCCCGGCGCTGCGGGAGGAGCTGGCGGCGGAGGGCCGCGAGGACATCATGGTCGTCGTCGGCGGGGTGATCCCGCCGCAGGACGTGCCGACGCTCCTTGAGATGGGCGCGGCGGCCGTGTTCCCGCCCGGCACGGTGATCCCGGACGCGGCGTACGACCTCGTCCGGCGGCTCTCGACCGGCCTCGGGCACGACCTGTGA
- a CDS encoding flavodoxin family protein, with protein MATLLIVHHTPSPHCQAMFEAVVAGANDPEIEGVRVVRRAALAATAADVLAADGYLLGTPANLGYMSGALKHFFDQIYYPCLDTTQGRPFGYYVHGGNDVTGAVRGIESVVKGLGWRRAAEAVTVTGEPDKAGVEACRELGASLAAGLMD; from the coding sequence GTGGCTACCTTGCTGATCGTGCACCACACGCCCTCGCCCCACTGCCAGGCGATGTTCGAAGCCGTCGTCGCCGGTGCGAACGACCCGGAGATCGAGGGCGTACGCGTCGTGCGGCGGGCGGCGCTGGCCGCGACGGCGGCCGACGTGCTGGCCGCCGACGGATATCTGCTCGGCACACCGGCGAACCTGGGCTACATGTCCGGCGCTCTGAAGCATTTCTTCGACCAGATCTACTACCCCTGCCTGGACACGACGCAGGGCAGGCCCTTCGGCTACTACGTGCACGGGGGCAACGACGTCACCGGGGCGGTCCGGGGCATCGAGTCCGTCGTCAAGGGCCTGGGCTGGCGGCGCGCGGCCGAGGCCGTGACCGTGACGGGCGAGCCGGACAAGGCCGGCGTCGAGGCGTGCCGGGAGCTGGGCGCCTCCCTCGCCGCCGGCCTCATGGACTGA